Proteins co-encoded in one Pseudopipra pipra isolate bDixPip1 chromosome 12, bDixPip1.hap1, whole genome shotgun sequence genomic window:
- the PGPEP1L gene encoding pyroglutamyl-peptidase 1-like protein — MGSNSNTVVVTGFGPFRQYLVNSSWEAVKELSKRGLGENIDLQVMQLPVVYQKAKEQVIKIWTTLQPLLTVHVGLASSTTVIILEQCGKNKGYQDRDACGFHPEGACCVLDGPEKIESTINMKTLWKNVSVEGIDIIFSRDAGRYICDYTYYTSLYYGNGRAAFIHVPPLSNHFLQITWSRGAEQHR; from the exons CCTTCAGACAATACCTGGTTAATTCCAGCTGGGAGGCAGTGAAG GAGCTGTCCAAGAGAGGCCTTGGTGAAAACATCGATCTCCAGGTCATGCAGCTGCCAGTGGTTTACCAAAAAGCAAAGGAGCAAGTCATCAAGATATGGACGACTCTTCAGCCACTG cttaCTGTTCACGTTGGGCTGGCTTCATCCACCACAGTCATCATCCTGGAGCAGTGTGGGAAGAACAAAGGCTACCAAGACAGGGATGCTTGTGGTTTTCACCCAGAAGGTGCCTGCTGCGTGCTAGATGGCCCAGAAAAGATTGAATCTACAATTAATATGAAGACTCTCTGGAAAAACGTTTCAGTGGAAGGGATTGATATCATCTTCTCCAGAGATGCAGGGAG GTACATCTGTGATTACACCTACTACACTTCTCTGTATTATGGCAATGGAAGAGCAGCTTTCATCCATGTGCCTCCATTATCCAA TCACTTCCTTCAAATCACATGGAGCAGAGGTGCTGAACAGCACAGGTGA